The proteins below come from a single Yamadazyma tenuis chromosome 5, complete sequence genomic window:
- the UTP22 gene encoding U3 snoRNP protein (BUSCO:EOG09260FX0; COG:J; EggNog:ENOG503NVZF), translating into MGKRSSVTSGHAKPRVSAAAAVDTAGSSSKPVHDSRVRAHHEQESESEQESESDEEKPQKISHPPSKKQRKQISAQEIQVARETAELFKSNIFKLQIDELIKEVKLKDANIDKIEKVLHKLHDLIRMIPATENLTLEELEARFTSKKVVIPFPDPKPSKVNYKFSYLPPEDVSLVGSFGLKTGVSQNHGMSVDMILTMPKELFQPKDYLNYRALYKRAFYLAYLTDHLIPLTKKHNLPVKISYQYFNDDILYPCLTIESIKTDNPDDLCFHKTKFSIKLIVGLPFGVFENKKLMPNKNCIRIQSDSEELPPTPLYNSSILSSTAFDYYLKYLYTSKKATESFKDACRLGKIWLNQRGFSGSVNKGGFGHFEFAVLMSALLHGGGLNGNKILLHGFSSYQLFKGTIKYLATMDLSSGYLSFSSLIGENIASKFNPNEGFNVPTIFDKNLKLNILWKMTSYSYNLLKHDAIQTLELLNDVVKDRFDPILLHNSNHDQLRYDMLLNITIPDDLIEQFGPLEKITFLTFENFIMNKLYVILKMALGDRATQVVVKLEKFQNVFAIHKRKINSQTNNFIIGLMFNPDECEKLVTKGPDNDDHEEEVIKFRNFWGAKASLRRFKNGTIQNCVVWSIKESEPVTLSIIKYSLDHHLYKDISSNISTELPAFNKKLPIPLLPSGSNQPVISTSSFANLKTSFESLTRAISKLSLPLSVKSMFPASSSLRYTSTLQPVPFAVSNPDFWNEVILQFESSAKWPDELFALEKVKSAFLLKTLDELHKETAYKAFITQDDTIPFNSHITILRVLTPEGFGFKIRVLTERDETMYLRAVSNADKQKARAQDIYLKFNQKYIGVVKHSRTVSTLSHHFPFYSPTVRLFKIWLDSHLLLSHFSEELVELIALKPFVDPAPYSVPHSVENGFLRILEFLASWNWKDTSLILDLVKNDVGGDSYNELDSETFNKLSDKLTIQTQQMIEDNFTKIRKNDPTGIKTQFFIGSKDDPSGILWSNELTLPIASRLTALARSATEIIRSSGVNEINLNLLFVPVLQDYDFIIDIKSHKLSTSAGVLPSNSFKNLINNQTFFPDDIASKYDLTQAYIDDLNRKFGNVIIFSSHSYSFLNNDGHNIITGLFVPATLTKKKFRVNFGINLKPVQDSKDKDTEEVIINKESILDQIRLLGGDLISEVKIKG; encoded by the coding sequence ATGGGAAAGAGAAGCTCTGTAACTAGTGGGCATGCAAAGCCACGTGTGTCGGCCGCTGCTGCCGTCGACACAGCTGGCTCCTCTTCCAAGCCTGTTCATGACTCCAGAGTACGGGCCCACCACGAACAGGAGCTGGAGCTGGAACAAGAGCTGGAGCTGGACGAAgaaaaaccacaaaaaaTATCACATCCTCCTTCAAAGAAGCAGAGAAAGCAAATCTCTGCTCAAGAGATCCAAGTGGCCCGAGAAACTGCCgaattattcaagtccaatatcttcaagcttCAAATCGATGAACTCATCAAGGAAGTAAAGTTGAAAGATGCTAATATCGACAAGATTGAAAAAGTGTTACATAAACTTCATGATCTTATAAGGATGATTCCCGCTACGGAGAACTTGACTCTCGAAGAGTTGGAGGCTCGGTTTACTTCTAAGAAGGTAGTCATCCCATTTCCGGATCCTAAACCTAGCAAAGTCAACTATAAGTTTTCGTATTTACCTCCTGAAGATGTGTCTTTAGTTGGATCGTTTGGATTGAAAACGGGTGTTTCCCAAAACCACGGAATGTCTGTAGATATGATTTTGACCATGCCTAAAGAATTGTTTCAACCGAAAGATTATTTGAATTACAGAGCTTTGTACAAAAGGGCTTTCTATTTGGCATACTTGACAGACCATTTGATTCCTTTGACTAAGAAGCACAACCTCCCAGTGAAAATATCCTACCAATACTTtaatgatgatatcttgtATCCTTGTTTAACGATCGAGAGTATAAAAACTGATAACCCTGACGATTTATGTTTCCACAAGACAAAGTTTAGTATCAAATTAATTGTTGGTTTGCCGTTCGGAGTATTCGAAAATAAAAAATTGATGCCCAATAAGAACTGTATCAGAATCCAATCTGATTCTGAAGAATTGCCCCCGACTCCCTTGTACAATTCATCTATCTTGTCGCTGACAGCATTTGATTATTATTTGAAATACTTGTACACTTCTAAAAAGGCTACAGAAAGCTTCAAAGATGCTTGTAGATTGGGAAAGATCTGGTTGAACCAAAGGGGATTTAGTGGATCTGTCAACAAAGGAGGATTTGGCCATTTTGAATTCGCCGTGTTAATGAGTGCCTTACTacatggtggtggtttgaATGGgaacaagatcttgttaCATGGATTCTCTTCTTATCAATTATTCAAAGGTACtatcaagtacttggctACAATGGACCTTTCTTCAGGCTATTTATCGTTTTCCAGTTTAATTGGGGAGAACATTGCATCTAAATTCAACCCTAATGAGGGATTCAATGTTCCTACCATCTTTGACaaaaatttgaagttgaacataTTGTGGAAGATGACTAGTTATTCATATAACCTATTGAAGCACGATGCTATCCAAACGTTGGAATTACTTAATGATGTGGTGAAAGACAGATTCGATCCCATTTTGTTGCACAACTCAAACCATGATCAATTAAGATACGAcatgttgttgaatattACTATTCCAGATGATTTGATAGAACAGTTTGGTCCCTTGGAAAAGATTACGTTCTTAACATTCGAGAACTTTATAATGAACAAGCTTTATGTTATCTTAAAAATGGCTCTTGGAGATAGGGCTACTCAAGTGGTTGTGAAGCTTGAAAAGTTTCAAAACGTCTTTgccatccacaaaagaaaaaTAAACTCTCAGACAAACAATTTCATTATAGGGCTTATGTTCAACCCAGATGAATGCGAAAAGTTAGTCACTAAGGGTCCAGATAATGATGATCATGAGGAAGAAGTCATCAAATTCAGAAACTTTTGGGGTGCAAAAGCttctttgagaagattTAAGAATGGTACTATCCAAAACTGTGTTGTTTGGCTGATCAAGGAATCTGAACCTGTTACTTTATCCATAATCAAGTATTCTTTGGATCACCATTTGTACAAAGATATTTCCTCCAACATTTCCACCGAATTGCCAGCATTTAATAAGAAACTTCCTATACCATTATTACCGTCTGGTTCTAATCAACCTGTTATCTCAACCAGCAGCTTTgccaatttgaaaacttctttCGAATCTTTAACTAGAGCCATTTCCAAATTATCGTTGCCTTTGAGTGTCAAGTCAATGTTTCCCGCTTCATCGAGTTTAAGATATACTTCCACTTTGCAGCCAGTTCCCTTCGCTGTCAGTAATCCTGACTTTTGGAATGAAGTGATTTTGCAGTTCGAATCTTCAGCAAAGTGGCCAGATGAATTATTTGCATTAGAAAAAGTCAAGTCAGctttcttgttgaagactttggACGAGCTTCACAAGGAAACAGCATACAAAGCCTTCATAACCCAAGATGACACTATTCCCTTCAATAGTCATATAACTATATTAAGGGTTTTAACCCCTGAAGGGTTTGGATTCAAAATCAGAGTTTTGACCGAAAGAGATGAGACAATGTATTTAAGAGCTGTGAGTAACGCTGACAAGCAAAAAGCCAGGGCCCAAGATATTTATCTTAAATTCAACCAAAAGTACATTGGTGTGGTGAAGCATTCAAGAACCGTTAGTACTTTATCCCATCATTTCCCCTTTTATTCCCCAACAGTAAGATTATTCAAGATATGGTTGGACTCCCATTTACTATTGAGCCACTTCAGCGAggaattggtggagttgattGCGCTCAAGCCGTTTGTTGACCCAGCTCCATATTCAGTACCTCACTCTGTTGAGAACGGGTTCTTAAGGATTTTAGAGTTCTTAGCcagttggaattggaaggATACTTCATTGATTCTTGATCTTGTGAAAAATGACGTTGGGGGAGATTCTTACAACGAATTAGACAGtgaaaccttcaacaaattgtCCGACAAGTTAACTATTCAAACTCAGCAGATGATTGAAGATAATTTCACAAAGATAAGAAAAAACGATCCAACAGGAATCAAGACCCAATTTTTTATTGGATCTAAAGATGACCCATCAGGAATCTTATGGTCCAATGAATTGACTCTTCCGATTGCCAGTAGATTGACGGCTTTGGCAAGATCTGCAACTGAAATTATCAGATCATCTGGTGTCAATGAGATTAATCTCAATTTATTGTTTGTACCGGTGTTGCAAGATTACGATTTCATCATCGATATCAAGTCTCATAAGTTATCAACTTCTGCCGGGGTGTTACCTTCCAACagcttcaagaatttgattAACAACCAAACATTTTTCCCGGATGATAT
- the ERG7 gene encoding Lanosterol synthase (Oxidosqualene--lanosterol cyclase) (BUSCO:EOG09260SIZ; COG:I; EggNog:ENOG503NX15), with product MIRYLVNASHPVDGGWGLHSVDKSTCFGTTMNYLVLRLLGLDANHPVCVKARKTLHRLGGALGNPHWGKVWLSILGLYEYEGVNPAPPELWMLPYWFPAHPGRWWVHVRAIYAPFGYIIMNKVRMEMTPLLQDLRNEIYLPSQLPYENIHFSEHRNNVCGVDLYYPHSKILNFANKLLVVYEKFRPDWIRTLASKHVYGLILKDYANTKHLTIAPVSFALDMVVTFAVEGKESENFKKLNSRKNEVLFHGPQGMTVMGTNGTQTWDAAFMIQYCFMAGLADIPKHQPMIKKAFRYLIRNQFTDDCVEGSFRDKRNGAWGFSTKDQGYTVSDCTAEAVKAIIMVKNHSAFSDIKDEIADDRLFDAINVLLTLQNRGSYEFGSFSTYEKIRGSKMLESLNPAEVFNNIMVEYPYVECTDSSVLGLTYFTKYYPEYKQIPIKFAIEDAINYIRKAQNEDGSWYGAWGVCYTYAGMFALEAFNSVGRTYENDPVVKKGCEFLISKQLSDGGWSESMKSCETHSYVNSNQSLVVQTAWSVIGLLLADYPDKTPIKKGIELIMKRQLPTGEWKFEDIEGVFNHSCAIEYPSYKFLFSIKALGLYSKKYGDEEIL from the coding sequence ATGATTCGCTATTTAGTTAACGCTTCGCATCCAGTGGATGGGGGCTGGGGTTTGCACTCGGTAGACAAGTCAACATGTTTTGGTACTACCATGAACTATTTGGTGTTACGATTACTTGGATTAGATGCTAATCACCCAGTTTGTGTTAAGGCAAGAAAAACTTTACATCGGTTGGGAGGTGCTTTAGGGAACCCACATTGGGGTAAAGTATGGCTTTCTATTCTTGGGTTATACGAATATGAAGGAGTAAACCCGGCTCCTCCAGAGTTGTGGATGTTACCATATTGGTTCCCAGCTCATCCTGGGAGATGGTGGGTGCATGTAAGAGCCATATATGCACCATTTGGATATATTATAATGAATAAAGTGAGAATGGAGATGACCCCTTTATTGCAAGACCTTCGGAATGAAATTTATTTACCATCCCAATTGCCATATGAGAATATCCATTTTAGCGAACACAGAAACAATGTTTGTGGTGTGGACTTATATTATCCACACTCTAAGATTTTAAATTttgccaacaagttgttggtaGTGTACGAGAAATTCAGACCCGATTGGATAAGAACGTTGGCCAGTAAACATGTCTATGGCTTAATCTTGAAAGATTATGCAAATACCAAGCATTTAACAATTGCACCGGTTAGTTTTGCTTTGGATATGGTGGTAACATTTGCAGTGGAAGGTAAAGAATCAGAGAATTTCAAAAAGCTTAATTCCAGAAAGAACGAAGTCTTGTTCCATGGTCCCCAAGGTATGACAGTTATGGGAACCAATGGAACCCAAACCTGGGATGCTGCTTTCATGATCCAATATTGTTTTATGGCTGGCTTGGCCGATATACCTAAGCATCAGCCTATGATAAAAAAAGCATTCAGATACTTAATCAGAAACCAATTCACTGACGACTGTGTTGAAGGTAGTTTCAGAGATAAGAGAAATGGAGCTTGGGGGTTCAGTACAAAAGATCAGGGTTATACCGTCAGTGATTGCACGGCAGAAGCTGTAAAGGCAATTATAATGGTAAAGAACCACCTGGCATTTTCAGATATTAAAGATGAAATAGCTGATGACAGATTGTTTGACGCTATTAATGTGTTGTTGACTTTGCAGAACAGAGGGAGCTATGAATTTGGTTCCTTCTCAACATACGAAAAAATCAGAGGGTCTAAAATGTTGGAATCTTTGAACCCGGCGGAAgtgttcaacaatatcatGGTCGAATATCCGTACGTTGAATGTACTGATTCTTCAGTTTTGGGGTTAACATATTTCACTAAATATTATCCTGAGTACAAGCAGATTCCTATTAAATTTGCTATTGAAGATGCTATCAATTATATCAGAAAAGCACAGAACGAAGATGGATCTTGGTATGGAGCCTGGGGTGTATGTTACACTTATGCTGGTATGTTTGCCCTTGAAGCTTTCAATTCTGTAGGAAGAACTTATGAGAATGATCCTGTGGTCAAGAAAGGATGTGAattcttgatttccaagcAATTGTCAGATGGTGGATGGTCTGAATCAATGAAGTCATGTGAGACTCATTCATATGTCAATAGTAACCAATCCTTGGTGGTCCAGACTGCTTGGAGTGTTATTGGATTATTGTTAGCAGATTATCCTGACAAGACCCCTATCAAGAAGGGTATCGAGTTGATAATGAAAAGACAGTTGCCTACCGGTGAATGgaaatttgaagatatcgaAGGCGTTTTTAACCATAGCTGTGCT